One stretch of Actinacidiphila sp. DG2A-62 DNA includes these proteins:
- a CDS encoding helix-turn-helix domain-containing protein: MLAAIGLDDVQESAYRALVGLGAAEVADLAHRLGLAEDETGRVLRRLEDHGLVARSSARPGRWVAAPPAVALAALLTRQRHELEQAELAAAVLAAEFRAEATEPAVHDLVEVVTGANAVAQRFLQLQFGAESEVCALVTDRPVAITGADNAAEEDATRRGVAYRVVVERDVLSGPGGLAELAAALGREERVRVVERVPTKLVVADAALAMVPLTARDRAEPAALVVHASGLLESLMGLFEAVWRQAVPLRLDGAGAVVESPLDQPDATDLQILSLLLAGLTDAAAAKQLDLGLRTVQRRVRRLMEIAQVTTRLQLGWQSYERGWVVRP; the protein is encoded by the coding sequence GTGCTGGCCGCCATCGGACTCGACGACGTGCAGGAATCCGCGTACCGCGCCCTGGTGGGGCTGGGAGCGGCCGAGGTCGCGGACCTGGCGCACCGGCTGGGGCTGGCGGAGGACGAGACCGGGCGGGTGCTGCGGCGGCTGGAGGACCACGGGCTGGTGGCGCGTTCTTCGGCCCGGCCGGGGCGGTGGGTCGCGGCGCCGCCCGCCGTGGCACTCGCGGCGCTGCTGACGCGGCAGCGGCACGAGCTGGAGCAGGCGGAGCTGGCGGCCGCGGTGCTCGCCGCGGAGTTCCGGGCGGAGGCGACCGAGCCGGCGGTGCACGACCTGGTGGAGGTCGTGACCGGCGCGAACGCGGTGGCGCAGCGCTTTCTGCAGTTGCAGTTCGGCGCCGAGTCCGAGGTGTGCGCCCTGGTCACCGACCGGCCGGTGGCGATCACCGGCGCCGACAACGCCGCGGAGGAGGACGCGACGCGACGCGGCGTCGCCTACCGCGTGGTGGTGGAGAGGGACGTGCTCAGCGGCCCGGGGGGCCTGGCCGAACTGGCCGCCGCGCTCGGCCGCGAGGAACGGGTGCGGGTGGTGGAGCGGGTCCCGACGAAGCTGGTCGTCGCCGACGCCGCGCTCGCCATGGTGCCGCTGACCGCCCGCGACCGCGCGGAACCCGCCGCGCTGGTGGTGCACGCCAGCGGGCTGCTGGAGTCGTTGATGGGGCTGTTCGAGGCGGTCTGGCGGCAGGCCGTGCCGCTGCGGCTGGACGGCGCGGGCGCGGTCGTCGAGTCGCCGCTGGACCAGCCGGACGCCACCGACCTGCAGATCCTGTCGCTGCTGCTGGCCGGCCTCACCGACGCGGCGGCGGCCAAGCAGCTCGACCTCGGGCTGCGCACGGTGCAGCGGCGCGTCCGCAGGCTGATGGAGATCGCCCAGGTCACCACGCGCCTCCAGCTGGGCTGGCAGTCCTACGAGCGGGGCTGGGTGGTACGGCCCTGA